GCATCGACGCCGGTCAGCAATTCAATTCGCCGCTGGGCACGCTCCAAAAGCCCATGGCATTGCCTGAGAAGCTTGACCCCTTCCTCGTACCGCGCCAGCGATTCGGCCAAACCCAGGCCACCAGCCTCCAAATCACGCACAATTTGCTCCAACGAAGCCAGCGCTTGCTCGAAGGAAGGCGGTTCCGTGGCAGACGAATTTTGATTTTGCTCCGGCAATTTCGCACTTCCTGCCGCCGTGGCCGGCGACGCTAACCGCTTTTATTCGCTTCGATAATTTGCTCCACTCGACTTACCGCCGCGCCGCGGCCAAACCGAGTGTGAATAGCTTCTCCGGCTTTCAACTGCGCCACATCAAAAACAGGCTGGCCGTCGGCCGCGCGCGTTGTCAAACTATAGCCGCGAGCTAACACGTCCAACGGGCTGAGCGATTCCAAATGGGCAGCCATCGCCGCGGTGCGATGCTTTGTTCGCTCCAGCAACACACTCACTGCTCGAGCACAGCGCGTTTGCCATCCGTCTAATTGTTGCGCGAGAGCGTGCAGCCGGTCAAATGGCTTTTTGAATGGCGGACGCGATTCAACCGCTTCCAATCGTTGCCGCGCATCTTGCCAGCGATTGTGAAGCCCGGCCAGCAATCGACTTTGCCGGTCGCGCAGAGTGGCGTAAATTGCTTCCATTGCTGGCACGGCGCGTTCCGCTGCTTCGCTGGGCGTTAGCGCGCGAACATCGGCCACTAAATCGGCCAAAGTCACGTCAATTTCGTGCCCCACTGCGGATACCACTGGAATCCGCGAAGCGTGGATGGCGCGAACCACAATCTCTTCGTTGAACGACCACAAATCTTCCAAGCTTCCGCCGCCGCGGCCGACGACCAAAATATCGACAGGCAGCGCCAAGCGATTGACCGCTTCAATCGCTGCGACAATTTCCTCGGCCGCTCCAATGCCTTGCACCCGCACCGGCGCAATGATCACATGCACCCCGTGCCAGCGCCGGCGCAACACTTCCAAAAAATCTCGCACGGCCGCTCCGGTAGGGCTGGTGACAAACGCAATTCGGCGCGGAAATGCCGGCAGTGGCCGCTTGCGCTCCGCCGCAAATAACCCTTCCGAGGTCAACTTCTCGTGCAACTGGCGGAACTTCAGCTGCAAAGCCCCCAATCCCTTCAATTGCAGGTCGTCGACAATTAACTTGTATTCGCCTCGGAGTGCGTAAACATCTAAATGCCCGCGGACGACCACTTCCAACCCGTCGTGCAGTTCCGTACGAATGCGTTGCGCAGTCCCTTTCCAAATCACAGCCCGAATTTGAGCTTGAGAATCTTTAAGCGTCAAATAGCAATGGCCGGAAGGAGTGTGGCGGGTGAAGTTGGAAATTTCGCCCGTCAGCCACACGATCGGAAATGCACTCTCGACAATTTCCTTGAGAACATCGGTGAACTGCGAAACCGTCAGTACCGGCAACGCAGCGGCAGATTGAATATCGGAGGTCACGGAAGCTCTTAAGAATTAACTGCCAATGAACGCGAATGGACGCCAATAGATTTTTGCGATTCGCGATTCTTTCGCAAGTGGCTCGTTCCTAGCCCCAGAGAGAGCTGCTTCCAAGCGCGATCCGCATTTATTTGCGTTGATTCACGGCTAGATTTTGCAATGCAGACTTAATGCTAGGCGGTGCAATGTGTTCGTGCGGCACATCCAGGCGGGCATGGCCGCGCCAAATGGGCTCGCGGCGGAGCGGCAATTCCTCCACTTTGCGTGTGCCCGATTCCGCCCAAGCCTCGGCTTCCAGCGTCAGGCGATTCATCAGCTGCTCCACATGCAATCGGTAACGCTCCAGCCCGTCTCGATCTAAATCCGTGGGTACATGAATGGCTGGGCTAACCACGGCTCGCGCTCGGCTGAATGGCCGCGGGATGGCGTGATGATCCCACGTGCCAATGCGCCACGGCCGATCGTAGCCAAACCCCATTGCCACAATCGGCAGGCCCAGCTTCGACGCCAAATAAATTGGCCCCTGCGCCAATGTCCGCCGGGGTCCGCGAGGGCCGTCGGGTGTAATTGTCAAATTCATGTTGCGGCTGCGGCGAACCAACTCCCGCAGTGCGGCCATGCCGCCACGATTCGTGCTGCCGCGCACGAATTCAAAACCCATGTGGTAGGCCGTGCGGCTGAGAACATCGGTATCGCGATGCCGGCTTAACAGCATCGTCAGATTGCAATTTCCCCGCAGATACAATGGAAACAGAATGTACTCGTGCCAAAAGATATAGATCTTCTGGCCACGGCAGCTTGGCTTTACCGGATCGACCGATTCGTCGTAGTACGCGCACTTGTATTCCAGCGTGCTCATCCAACGGCGCACGGCGGCCGATGCGAGAAGCCCTCCGACATGATTCAGAAACTGTTTGACTATTTTCATGGCGTCCGTGCCAAGGGAAGTTTCCACGTACGATTTTACTGGGAGGTAAGCGGACTCCGCTTGCGGTTTAGCCGCGAGCCCGCAGGCGAGTGACTCCAGGACCAGGAATTCAATCCGGCCAATCGCCGCTAAACACTTCTGTGGCCGGGCCCGTCATATAAACATGATTGTCGGTTTCGTTCCACTCCAATTCCAAGTCGCCGCCGGGCAAATGGGCCAAAATTTTCCGCCCCGTGCGGCCTGTGAGCACGCCGGCCACGCAAACTGCGCTTGCGCCGGTGCCGCAAGCCAGCGTAATTCCACTGCCGCGCTCCCAAGTTCGCATGGTGACTTCCTGCGGCGAGTGAACTTGGACGAAATGAACGTTGATGCGCTGCGGAAACGCTCGATGCAACTCTAATGTTGGACCAACCTGAGACAGGGGAACCGCGATCACATCTTGGCAATAAATCGTCACATGTGGATTGCCCATGGAAACGCAGGTCATGTGTGGATCCAGACCGCAATCGTTCTTCCAGCCGGCGCCAACCAGCGGAACATTAAATTCAACCAGCGGCACGGCGACAATTTGATCGCGGCTGCCATAATTGGGCAGAGCGACCGGAATTTTCCCGGCTTCTAAGATTGGTTCATCCATGTCGACGCGAACGCTGTGCACCTTGTCGTCTAAAATTTTTGAGATCAGCGACAGAACGC
This Pirellulales bacterium DNA region includes the following protein-coding sequences:
- the xseB gene encoding exodeoxyribonuclease VII small subunit, producing the protein MPEQNQNSSATEPPSFEQALASLEQIVRDLEAGGLGLAESLARYEEGVKLLRQCHGLLERAQRRIELLTGVDAAGKPSTEPFDDRATLSDAADPPGRPRRGGKTEKKLREQISSPEANRESASPAVDEPGSLF
- the xseA gene encoding exodeoxyribonuclease VII large subunit — encoded protein: MTSDIQSAAALPVLTVSQFTDVLKEIVESAFPIVWLTGEISNFTRHTPSGHCYLTLKDSQAQIRAVIWKGTAQRIRTELHDGLEVVVRGHLDVYALRGEYKLIVDDLQLKGLGALQLKFRQLHEKLTSEGLFAAERKRPLPAFPRRIAFVTSPTGAAVRDFLEVLRRRWHGVHVIIAPVRVQGIGAAEEIVAAIEAVNRLALPVDILVVGRGGGSLEDLWSFNEEIVVRAIHASRIPVVSAVGHEIDVTLADLVADVRALTPSEAAERAVPAMEAIYATLRDRQSRLLAGLHNRWQDARQRLEAVESRPPFKKPFDRLHALAQQLDGWQTRCARAVSVLLERTKHRTAAMAAHLESLSPLDVLARGYSLTTRAADGQPVFDVAQLKAGEAIHTRFGRGAAVSRVEQIIEANKSG
- a CDS encoding lysophospholipid acyltransferase family protein, whose amino-acid sequence is MKIVKQFLNHVGGLLASAAVRRWMSTLEYKCAYYDESVDPVKPSCRGQKIYIFWHEYILFPLYLRGNCNLTMLLSRHRDTDVLSRTAYHMGFEFVRGSTNRGGMAALRELVRRSRNMNLTITPDGPRGPRRTLAQGPIYLASKLGLPIVAMGFGYDRPWRIGTWDHHAIPRPFSRARAVVSPAIHVPTDLDRDGLERYRLHVEQLMNRLTLEAEAWAESGTRKVEELPLRREPIWRGHARLDVPHEHIAPPSIKSALQNLAVNQRK
- the dapF gene encoding diaminopimelate epimerase — encoded protein: MRFTKMHGIGNDYVYVDCFAQPAPADPSALSMKIVDRHFGVGGDGLILICPSEKADVRMRMFNADGSEAEMCGNAVRCVAKYVYDHGIAKKPTLKVETGRGVLSLISKILDDKVHSVRVDMDEPILEAGKIPVALPNYGSRDQIVAVPLVEFNVPLVGAGWKNDCGLDPHMTCVSMGNPHVTIYCQDVIAVPLSQVGPTLELHRAFPQRINVHFVQVHSPQEVTMRTWERGSGITLACGTGASAVCVAGVLTGRTGRKILAHLPGGDLELEWNETDNHVYMTGPATEVFSGDWPD